In Myotis daubentonii chromosome 6, mMyoDau2.1, whole genome shotgun sequence, a genomic segment contains:
- the CLDN20 gene encoding claudin-20 produces the protein MASVCLQLLAFVLAFCGVSGVLAATLLPNWMVTMDTGSNVITAIVQLQGLWMDCTCYSTGMFSCTFKFSVLTLPTHVQAARATMILACVLAVSGICTSTVGMQCIRLGGDRESKSHASLAGGLCLMSAGISGLIPTVWYTKEIVANFLDLTVPESNKHEPGGAVYIGFIAALLLLISGTIFCLKKDPEAWLPPPKQQHTPTAKPEGSSAYNLKDYV, from the coding sequence ATGGCCTCAGTGTGTCTCCAGCTCCTTGCTTTCGTCCTGGCCTTCTGTGGGGTCTCTGGAGTGCTGGCTGCCACCCTGCTGCCCAACTGGATGGTGACGATGGACACGGGCTCCAACGTCATCACGGCCATCGTCCAGCTCCAAGGGCTGTGGATGGACTGCACGTGCTACAGCACCGGCATGTTCAGCTGCACCTTCAAGTTCTCCGTTCTGACCCTCCCCACCCACGTGCAGGCTGCGCGCGCCACCATGATCCTGGCCTGCGTCCTGGCTGTTTCGGGGATCTGCACTTCCACGGTGGGGATGCAATGCATTCGCTTAGGAGGGGACAGAGAAAGCAAGAGCCACGCTTCCCTTGCTGGAGGCCTCTGCCTCATGTCTGCGGGGATCTCTGGTTTAATACCCACAGTGTGGTACACAAAGGAGATCGTCGCCAACTTTCTGGATCTGACAGTTCCAGAAAGCAACAAGCATGAGCCTGGAGGAGCCGTCTACATCGGATTCATCGCGGCCTTGCTGCTGTTGATCTCTGGCACGATTTTCTGCCTGAAAAAGGACCCAGAGGCGTGGCTCCCGCCACCCAAGCAGCAGCACACCCCCACTGCCAAGCCGGAGGGCAGCTCAGCTTACAACCTGAAGGACTATGTGTAA